The genomic DNA TCTTTAAAGCGTAAGTCTGCTCGTTTTTTTTCATTTAATTCGGAAAACGAATGACCGTTAATATGGATTTCACCTGAACTAGGTGTTTGAAGTCCACCAGAAATGGTTAAAAATGTACTTTTCCCTGAACCTGAAGGGCCGATGATGCTGACAAATTCTCCTTGTTTCACTGAAAAATTGATTTCTTTTAGTGCAGTCACTTCTGTTCGGCCGTTGCCGAATTTTTTGACGATATTTTTCATTGTCAAGATTTCTTTCATTTTTCTATTACCCTCCTATCGCAATAACTGGATCAACTTTAGCGACTGTCCGAATGGAGAATAGTCCACCGATCATTGCTACGAGTATCAATACCCCACTATATAAAAGCCACTGAGGCCACATGATCGCGAAAGGCATGGCAGCCGGTAAGATCAAACTAGTCAAGAACGCAAGCCCTACTGCGAATGCTACACCAACCACTCCTACGATGAATGCTTGTGCTAGTAAGGAACGGGCGATAAATGAATTTCTGATCCCTTGTGCTTTCATGACACCGAAAATCGCTGTTTTTTGTAAGGTGATCACATACATAAAGATGCCTACAACTGCTGCAACAACGACAAACAAGAAATAAATCATCGCATTCAATGTCATGTTTTGTGCAGAATAACCTGGTAGACTTTGAATAAAGTCTTCAATCGATAATTTTTGTAATGTTTTTGATGCCCCATCTGATTGAATAGTGGCAGCTTGTTTCGTGACGATGGCATTGATCGGCTTCTTCTCATCAGAAGCAAAAGGCTGATCGCCAAATTTCAACTGTGTCCATGTATCAAGATCTGTATAAACGACCGGACCAACCGTGTAATAAGTTTCAGGGAAGATCCCAACGATCGTTAGTTCTTCATCATAGCTACCGATTTTGATTTTTTCACCAATCGAAAAACCTAGATCTGCCATATTTTTGGAAATAATGATTTCATTTTTTTGTTCGAACATCTCACCGTCTAATAAATCAGGCAATAAAAACGCATCTCTTGTCGTACCGAATACAGTGATATTTTCCTTTTCTTCTGCTTTGACTGCTCCGCTGAATAAGCCAATAGGCGCTTTGTCTTTTGCGTCTACTTGATCCAGATCTTCTCTCGTCAATTGAGAGGCAGCAAAGACTTTATTGGCATCTTCTGACAACACGATTTCTTGTGCTTGCCAGTCAACAATTGCTTTTTTGAACTCTTCGGAGAGTCCACTTGCTAAACCAGTTAACATAAACACGACATAAGCGATCAAGAACATGATCCCAATAATCAGCCCATAACGTAGTTTGGCATAGCGCATTTCCTTTATCGCTAAAAACATTTTTTTGATTCCTCCGTTTCGATTTATTTATGAGTGACAAAGTGTCACTGGAGAAAAGTATAGCGCTTGTGTATACAATAAGTCAATTGCTGCGTTTGATGAATTCATTCATAATAATCGTATTTTTAAGAAAAAAGAACACTAGATAGCCATTTTCTAAGTACCACAAGCGTTTGCTATCTTTTACGAAAGTAGGAATGAACAAAATAATGATCCCCACAATAGCGTTTGTTCGCCCGCTATTGTTGGGATCATTATCCTTCGTTATCTTCTATGATGGAACTAAAAACCTCCTGGCCCCATTTGACCAAAGGAAACTGCTTCCCCAGATTGAGAAATCGTCATTGAAGTATCTGTGAAGCTGAACGTGCCTAAATCTTCTGCGTCACTGATTGATAGTTGTTCACTAAAACCATTAGTCAGTTCAGCCTGAGTCGTGCCACCGGTAGCAATCGTATAGTTTTCCCCTACTGTAAGCTGTGGTGATGATATAACGATTGTTTGATAATTTTTAGCAGGTTGATACGCAATCACTGCTTCACTTTCGGTTGTTTGAAGGCTCATAAGTGTACCTGCTTGTTGGACAGTGTCATAGCTGATCGCTACTGTTGCTTGAGTAGAACTATCACTAACTGTTTGCGCCATCCCATTTGAACCAGCAGCGACAAATGTCCCACCTGTTAGAGTAAATGTCCCACCATAATCCAATGCACCATTACCACCATTTACGGGGCCGTCGATCAGCATTGTACCACCGGACATTTGAATGTTTCCATTGCTGTCTAAACCGTCTCCTTCTGAATTAACGTAGATTGTGCCACCGTTGATCGTGACTTCTTTGTTCTCATCTGCCTCATCCGGTGGGCCACCAAAGCTGTCAGCGCCAAACTGTCCAGTAGTTGTTTCTGTGTCACTGCCACCACCGGCATTGATCCCATCATCAGTGGCAGTGACTGTTATTTCTCCGTCATTGAAGGTGATAACTGCGGATTCAATTCCTTCATAGGATTGCTGGATGTCAATTGTGCCACCGTTAAAGGTCAACTCATTGTCTGTATGGATACCATCATCCCCAGAGTTTAATGTAAGTGTGCCACCTGTTATTTCAGCACTGTTATTGGTGTGGATACTGTCATCGGCACTATTGATGCTATACGTTCCGCTACTGATCAGTACGTTATTCCCAGCTTTTATCCCTTTGTAACTTTCATTTGTATCTAAGTTCGTGCTATCGGCTCCGTCTGCCGTCTGGATCGTGATATCTGCTCCTTGGCTACGGATGGATGTTTCTGCTTGGATACCGTCTCTTCCACTGGTTATATTGAAAGTCCCACCGTCTATTGCCACCGCACCTTTTGTTTCATCCTCTGTCCCATTTGCTTGGATACCATCCCCTTCTTCAGTAGTGATCTGATAGCTCCCGCCTTTGATGGATACCGCATCCTTTCCTTTCAATCCGTTGTTCTTCGCATTGATCGTATAGGTTCCAGAGATCAAAACTAAGTCATCTTTGCTGCGAATACCGTTGCTATAATTGCCATCGACAGTCAACGCGCCAGTACCATTGATCGTCAAATCTTCTTTACTGTACAATGTGGCATCTGGCTCAGTTTCGTTTTCAGCTAGAGTATATGTCTCTCCATCAGCTAAGTGATTATCGGTGTTGTCTGCCAAAGTCACTATCGCCTTTTCTGTTTGTTGGATATCCACTGCGGGTCCGTTAGAATTGGTTATCGATACACCGTTGAAAATCAGATAGACTTTTTCTTCTTTCGGTACGTTCACGATCAATTGACCGTCAGTCAATGTTCCGCTGATGACATAAGTCCCTCCTTGTGTGATCGTTACTTGTTTATCTGCTACTTCGACACCTTCTCCTGTCACTTCTGTCTCCTCCCCTAATTGGATGTCGATAGCGGAACTTTCGTCATAGCTAGTTGTTAGATCTTCTGTCTCATAATTACCGAACGTCGTTTCTGATTCCGTAGATGTCGTATCTGTCGAGAGATTTGTCACTGTACTTGTATCTGTTTTCTCTGTGCTAGTCTTACCCGAAGAAGCGGAGTTTGCTGAGGAACAGGCTGTTAATAAGAGACTGGTAGCGATCAATGAATACATTTTTTTCATGCGAGTTCCTCCCTTATAATTCTTCACGATTCGTGGCTACTTTACCAAGCACGACTGGTAAATTACCATTGCGAACACGTATTTGATCAATGATTTCTTTTTCCTGCTGTTGATTTTTCAATAGAAGAATATAGCGTAACTCGTATAAGCTTCCCATTGTTGTTGTTCGAACAGAGCTGAGATGATGCGTATACGTATACTCTTCAAAAATATCGGTAAATAATTCAGGGTAGTCCAAATCTTCTGGAATCGTTACCTTCAATTCTCGCT from Enterococcus mundtii includes the following:
- a CDS encoding carbohydrate-binding domain-containing protein; the protein is MKKMYSLIATSLLLTACSSANSASSGKTSTEKTDTSTVTNLSTDTTSTESETTFGNYETEDLTTSYDESSAIDIQLGEETEVTGEGVEVADKQVTITQGGTYVISGTLTDGQLIVNVPKEEKVYLIFNGVSITNSNGPAVDIQQTEKAIVTLADNTDNHLADGETYTLAENETEPDATLYSKEDLTINGTGALTVDGNYSNGIRSKDDLVLISGTYTINAKNNGLKGKDAVSIKGGSYQITTEEGDGIQANGTEDETKGAVAIDGGTFNITSGRDGIQAETSIRSQGADITIQTADGADSTNLDTNESYKGIKAGNNVLISSGTYSINSADDSIHTNNSAEITGGTLTLNSGDDGIHTDNELTFNGGTIDIQQSYEGIESAVITFNDGEITVTATDDGINAGGGSDTETTTGQFGADSFGGPPDEADENKEVTINGGTIYVNSEGDGLDSNGNIQMSGGTMLIDGPVNGGNGALDYGGTFTLTGGTFVAAGSNGMAQTVSDSSTQATVAISYDTVQQAGTLMSLQTTESEAVIAYQPAKNYQTIVISSPQLTVGENYTIATGGTTQAELTNGFSEQLSISDAEDLGTFSFTDTSMTISQSGEAVSFGQMGPGGF
- a CDS encoding ABC transporter permease yields the protein MFLAIKEMRYAKLRYGLIIGIMFLIAYVVFMLTGLASGLSEEFKKAIVDWQAQEIVLSEDANKVFAASQLTREDLDQVDAKDKAPIGLFSGAVKAEEKENITVFGTTRDAFLLPDLLDGEMFEQKNEIIISKNMADLGFSIGEKIKIGSYDEELTIVGIFPETYYTVGPVVYTDLDTWTQLKFGDQPFASDEKKPINAIVTKQAATIQSDGASKTLQKLSIEDFIQSLPGYSAQNMTLNAMIYFLFVVVAAVVGIFMYVITLQKTAIFGVMKAQGIRNSFIARSLLAQAFIVGVVGVAFAVGLAFLTSLILPAAMPFAIMWPQWLLYSGVLILVAMIGGLFSIRTVAKVDPVIAIGG